GCCGAGCCGTAGGTACCGCCGCACACACGGGGGAGAAACCGCGGAAAATCGCTCGTTGTCTCCGTGAACTCCGCGTCACTTTAGTCCACGGGACCCGCCGGTCAATCAACCGACTGGCGGGTCGCACAACCCGGGGAGCCCCATCTGTGGGTTAGCTCACAACAAGACTCATTGATGTTCTTTGTCCCCTCTCACAGCGGGCCGGAAAGGGGCGTGACCATTACCGTCGGAACCATGTCGACCTCCGCGCACCCCTCTGCCGACGCCATACGCACCGGCGCCACGGTCACCGACCGTCTCGTCGAGGCCAACGAACGCTACGCCGCCGATTTCACCGACCCGGGAATGGACGCGCGGCCCGTGCTGCGCGTCGCCGTCGTCGCCTGCATGGACGCCCGTCTCGACCTGCACGCGGCCCTCGGCCTGGAACTCGGCGACTGCCACACCATCCGCAACGCGGGCGGTGTCGTCACCGACGACGTGATCCGCTCGCTCACCATCAGCCAGCGGGCCCTCGGCACCCGCAGCGTGATGCTGGTGCACCACACGAACTGCGGTCTCGAATCGCTCACCGAGGACTTCCGGCACGAGCTGGAGGACGAGGTCGGCCAGCGCCCCGCCTGGGCGGTCGAGGCCTTCCGCGACGTCGACCAGGACGTCCGCCAGTCGATGCAGCGGGTGCGGACCTCCCCCTTCCTGCTGCACTCCGACGACGTCCGGGGCTTCGTCTTCGATGTGACGACGGGCCTGCTGCGCGAGATCGACCCGGCTTAAACCCTCCACTTAAACCGTCAAACCCTG
This is a stretch of genomic DNA from Streptomyces sp. R44. It encodes these proteins:
- a CDS encoding beta-class carbonic anhydrase; this encodes MSTSAHPSADAIRTGATVTDRLVEANERYAADFTDPGMDARPVLRVAVVACMDARLDLHAALGLELGDCHTIRNAGGVVTDDVIRSLTISQRALGTRSVMLVHHTNCGLESLTEDFRHELEDEVGQRPAWAVEAFRDVDQDVRQSMQRVRTSPFLLHSDDVRGFVFDVTTGLLREIDPA